A part of Persephonella sp. genomic DNA contains:
- the thrB gene encoding homoserine kinase: protein MKKLRAVVPATTANLGAGFDTFGLALSLYNEFEVEEYDGVVIETVPENPFLKDPENNLFVQVLKFACERRGKTFHGAKVKQITNVPVARGLGSSATAIVAAILISATVSKTELTDDLFFEIAYRFEPHPDNLIPAWKGGFVTALIDNGKTYYQRIDFPDDIKAVVVIPDFELSTEKARSVLPDKIPLKDGVFNLQRASLFIAAIQSKRYELLKVAMEDRFHQPYRKKLIPGFDDVVSNAIKAGALGASLSGAGSTILALADHNFEKIGEVMVEGFLKHGIRADYKILDIEKEGAKVQVLE from the coding sequence ATGAAAAAGCTTAGAGCCGTAGTTCCAGCAACAACAGCAAATCTGGGAGCTGGATTTGACACTTTTGGTCTTGCTTTGAGTTTGTATAATGAGTTTGAGGTTGAGGAATACGATGGTGTTGTTATAGAGACAGTTCCTGAAAACCCATTTTTAAAAGACCCTGAAAATAACCTTTTTGTTCAGGTTCTAAAATTTGCCTGTGAAAGAAGAGGAAAAACATTTCACGGGGCAAAAGTAAAACAGATAACAAATGTTCCTGTTGCGAGAGGACTTGGAAGCAGTGCAACAGCTATCGTTGCGGCTATTTTGATCAGTGCAACAGTTAGCAAAACAGAGCTCACAGATGATCTTTTTTTTGAAATAGCATACAGATTTGAGCCCCACCCAGACAATCTTATTCCTGCATGGAAGGGTGGTTTTGTTACAGCACTAATAGATAATGGAAAGACTTACTATCAGAGAATAGACTTTCCAGACGATATAAAGGCTGTGGTCGTTATTCCTGATTTTGAGCTTTCAACAGAAAAAGCGAGATCTGTTCTTCCTGATAAGATACCTCTAAAAGATGGAGTGTTTAATCTCCAGAGGGCTTCACTTTTCATTGCAGCTATTCAAAGCAAAAGATACGAGCTTCTCAAGGTTGCAATGGAAGACAGGTTTCACCAGCCTTACAGGAAAAAATTGATACCCGGTTTTGATGATGTTGTATCAAATGCCATAAAGGCTGGGGCCTTGGGTGCAAGTCTGAGTGGTGCAGGATCCACAATTCTGGCGTTGGCAGACCACAATTTTGAAAAGATCGGCGAAGTAATGGTGGAAGGTTTCCTGAAACACGGGATCAGAGCAGATTACAAAATACTTGATATTGAAAAAGAAGGAGCAAAGGTTCAGGTATTAGAGTAG